One genomic region from Streptomyces sp. NBC_00582 encodes:
- a CDS encoding bifunctional glycosyltransferase family 2/GtrA family protein — protein MRTDSSPGTLPAREHLPAATAGTPVLDVVIPVYNEEKDLQPCVERLHDHLTRTFPYPFRITIADNASIDTTPEVACRLEARIPEVKNFRLEQKGRGRALRTVWSASDAPILAYMDVDLSTDLNALLPLVAPLISGHSDLAIGSRLSRSSRVVRGPKREFISRAYNLILRGSLQARFSDAQCGFKAIRRDVAQVLLPLVEDTGWFFDTEMLVLAERAGLRIHEVPVDWVDDPDSTVHIVKTATEDLKGVWRVGKALATGSLSLDRLTRPFGDDPRDREIQDVPKGLARQLVGFCVVGGLSTLFYLLLYSGFRQLGGSQSANALALLVSAVANTAANRRLTFGVRGRGGAVKHQAQGLVVFGIGLALTSGSLVALNAATTEPAHSTELAVLIAANLAATILRFLLFRAWVFSDRRDDDEDDAPASTVVAAHLPAQPTPYASPYPAAPSYGPQHPARPTEPAYASPYRNTTATQETTQFRAGEAADGTWRDATTRLQPVRPHDTDPGDPR, from the coding sequence ATGCGAACCGACTCTTCTCCCGGCACCCTGCCGGCGCGGGAGCACCTCCCGGCCGCCACAGCCGGTACGCCTGTCCTGGACGTAGTGATCCCCGTCTACAACGAGGAGAAGGACCTCCAGCCGTGCGTCGAGAGACTGCACGACCACCTGACGCGTACGTTCCCGTACCCGTTCCGCATCACGATCGCGGACAACGCGTCGATCGACACCACCCCCGAGGTGGCGTGCCGGCTGGAGGCGCGGATCCCGGAGGTCAAGAACTTCCGGCTGGAGCAGAAGGGCCGCGGCCGTGCGCTGCGGACCGTCTGGTCGGCCTCGGACGCCCCGATCCTCGCGTACATGGACGTGGACCTGTCCACCGACCTCAACGCGCTGCTGCCGCTGGTGGCCCCGCTGATCTCCGGTCACTCCGACCTGGCGATCGGCTCCCGGCTCTCCCGCAGCTCGCGCGTGGTGCGCGGCCCGAAGAGGGAGTTCATCAGCCGCGCCTACAACCTGATCCTGCGCGGCTCGCTCCAGGCCCGCTTCTCGGACGCCCAGTGCGGTTTCAAGGCGATCCGCCGTGATGTGGCCCAGGTGCTCCTGCCCCTGGTGGAGGACACCGGCTGGTTCTTCGACACCGAGATGCTGGTGCTCGCCGAGCGTGCCGGTCTCCGGATCCACGAGGTGCCGGTCGACTGGGTCGACGACCCGGACTCCACGGTGCACATCGTGAAGACGGCCACCGAGGACCTCAAGGGCGTCTGGCGCGTGGGCAAGGCCCTGGCCACCGGATCCCTGTCGCTGGACCGGCTCACCCGCCCCTTCGGCGACGACCCGCGCGACCGTGAGATCCAGGACGTGCCCAAGGGGCTGGCCCGCCAGCTCGTCGGCTTCTGCGTCGTGGGCGGTCTGTCCACCCTGTTCTATCTGCTGCTCTACAGCGGCTTCCGCCAGCTCGGCGGCTCGCAGTCCGCCAACGCGCTCGCCCTGCTGGTGTCCGCGGTCGCCAACACCGCCGCCAACCGACGGCTGACCTTCGGGGTCCGCGGCCGCGGCGGGGCCGTCAAGCACCAGGCGCAGGGCCTGGTCGTCTTCGGCATCGGCCTGGCGCTGACCAGCGGCTCCCTCGTCGCCCTGAACGCGGCGACCACCGAGCCCGCGCACTCCACCGAACTCGCGGTGCTCATCGCCGCCAACCTCGCGGCGACGATCCTGCGCTTCCTGCTCTTCCGCGCGTGGGTGTTCTCGGACCGACGGGACGACGACGAGGACGACGCCCCCGCGTCGACCGTCGTCGCCGCCCACCTCCCGGCGCAGCCGACGCCGTACGCGTCGCCGTACCCGGCCGCACCGTCGTACGGGCCGCAGCACCCGGCCCGTCCGACCGAGCCGGCGTACGCCTCGCCGTACCGGAACACCACCGCCACCCAAGAGACCACCCAGTTCCGCGCCGGCGAAGCCGCGGACGGCACCTGGAGGGACGCCACCACGCGACTGCAGCCGGTGCGCCCTCACGACACCGACCCGGGGGACCCCCGATGA
- a CDS encoding response regulator transcription factor: MTTTSPQGRTELLRPDGSPVRVLVVDDELSITELLSMALRYEGWQIRSAGDGTGAIQTAREFRPDAVVLDMMLPDMDGLTVLGRLRRELPDVPVLFLTAKDAVEDRIAGLTAGGDDYVTKPFSLEEVVARLRGLIRRSGAADRRSDSVLVVGDLTLDEDSHEVSRAGENIHLTATEFELLRFLMRNPRRVLSKAQILDRVWSYDFGGQANVVELYISYLRRKIDAGREPMIHTRRGAGYLIKPAAS, translated from the coding sequence ATGACCACGACCTCGCCCCAGGGGCGCACCGAACTGCTGAGGCCGGACGGGAGCCCCGTCCGAGTGCTTGTGGTGGACGACGAGCTGTCGATCACCGAACTGCTCTCCATGGCCCTGCGCTACGAGGGATGGCAGATCCGGAGTGCGGGAGACGGCACCGGTGCCATCCAGACCGCCCGGGAGTTCCGTCCCGACGCCGTCGTCCTCGACATGATGCTGCCCGACATGGACGGGCTGACCGTCCTGGGCCGGCTGCGCCGTGAGCTGCCGGACGTCCCCGTCCTGTTCCTCACCGCGAAGGACGCCGTCGAGGACCGTATCGCCGGGCTCACCGCCGGTGGCGACGACTACGTCACCAAGCCGTTCAGCCTGGAAGAGGTCGTGGCCCGGCTGCGTGGGCTCATCCGGCGTTCCGGTGCCGCCGACCGGCGCTCCGACTCCGTCCTCGTCGTCGGTGACCTCACCCTGGACGAGGACAGCCACGAGGTCTCGCGGGCCGGGGAGAACATCCACCTCACCGCCACCGAGTTCGAGCTGCTGCGCTTCCTGATGCGCAACCCGCGGCGCGTGCTGAGCAAGGCGCAGATCCTGGACCGGGTGTGGTCGTACGACTTCGGCGGCCAGGCCAACGTGGTCGAGCTGTACATCTCCTACCTGCGCCGCAAGATAGACGCCGGCCGTGAGCCGATGATCCACACCCGGCGTGGGGCCGGTTACCTGATCAAGCCCGCCGCGTCATGA
- a CDS encoding HAMP domain-containing sensor histidine kinase yields MSGRRRPRPQKRRAGKPRTLRTRLVVVSVTLIAVVCAVIGTVTTLVLRDHLYGQLDGSLKESTMRVSGGPLGGGPGAKNNNGTAGNSDSNAPKQQSTDVITDFVSRAPGPQRSLAAKIENGSISYGKVGAKKNDDNNIPQMNAETLTEAQLKVLGSVTQDGKRHTVDIPDLGTYRVQYVKGNNGSFYVGIPTSDVDGTINTLIIVEISLTVAGLVAAGLAGTVMVNVATRPLRKVAATATRVSELPLHTGEVNLSERVPESETDPHTEVGQVGAALNRMLNHVHGALHARQESEMRVRQFVADASHELRTPLASIRGYAELTRRGREQVGPDTKHALGRIESEAGRMTLLVEDLLLLARLDAGRPLQFEQTDLVPLVIDTISDARAAGRDHVWRLELPEEPALVSADSARLQQVLVNLLANARTHTPPGTTVVARVQRRGPWLCVDVQDNGQGIPPDLLPHVFERFARGDSARSRTTGSTGLGLAIVQAVATAHGGAVTVDSVPGQTIFTVHLPALAPAVPQPAPETNWQLDSQVEHSATTWVQQGA; encoded by the coding sequence ATGAGCGGGCGACGACGGCCACGTCCGCAGAAGCGACGAGCGGGAAAGCCGCGCACCCTGCGGACCCGGCTCGTCGTCGTGTCCGTGACACTGATCGCCGTGGTGTGCGCGGTGATCGGCACCGTCACCACGCTGGTGCTGCGGGACCATCTCTACGGGCAGTTGGACGGCTCCCTGAAGGAAAGCACCATGCGGGTCTCCGGTGGGCCCCTCGGAGGGGGACCCGGGGCAAAGAACAACAACGGCACCGCGGGCAACAGCGACAGCAATGCGCCCAAGCAGCAGTCGACCGACGTCATCACCGACTTCGTCAGCCGGGCCCCGGGACCGCAGAGGTCCCTCGCGGCCAAGATCGAGAACGGCTCGATCAGCTACGGCAAGGTCGGCGCCAAGAAGAACGACGACAACAACATCCCGCAGATGAACGCCGAGACCCTCACCGAGGCCCAGCTCAAGGTGCTCGGCTCGGTCACGCAGGACGGGAAGCGGCACACCGTCGACATCCCCGACCTCGGCACCTACCGGGTCCAGTACGTCAAAGGCAACAACGGCTCCTTCTACGTCGGCATCCCCACCTCCGACGTGGACGGCACCATCAACACCCTGATCATCGTGGAGATCAGCCTCACCGTCGCCGGTCTCGTCGCCGCCGGTCTCGCCGGGACCGTCATGGTCAACGTCGCCACCCGCCCCCTCCGCAAGGTCGCCGCCACCGCGACCCGAGTCTCCGAGCTGCCCCTGCACACCGGTGAGGTCAACCTCAGCGAGCGGGTGCCCGAGTCGGAGACGGATCCGCACACCGAGGTCGGGCAGGTCGGCGCCGCGCTGAACCGGATGCTGAACCATGTCCACGGCGCCCTGCACGCCCGCCAGGAGAGCGAGATGCGGGTCCGGCAGTTCGTCGCGGACGCCAGCCACGAGCTCCGTACCCCCCTCGCGTCGATCCGCGGATACGCCGAGCTCACCCGCCGCGGACGCGAACAGGTCGGCCCCGACACCAAGCACGCCCTCGGCCGGATCGAGTCCGAGGCCGGCCGGATGACCCTCCTCGTCGAGGACCTGCTCCTGCTCGCCCGGCTCGACGCCGGCCGCCCGCTGCAGTTCGAGCAGACCGACCTCGTCCCGCTGGTCATCGACACCATCAGCGACGCCCGCGCGGCCGGACGCGACCATGTGTGGCGGCTGGAGCTGCCCGAGGAGCCCGCGCTCGTCTCCGCCGACTCGGCCCGTCTCCAGCAGGTGCTCGTCAACCTGCTGGCCAACGCCCGTACCCACACCCCGCCCGGGACGACCGTCGTCGCACGGGTGCAGCGGCGCGGACCGTGGCTGTGCGTCGACGTCCAGGACAACGGGCAGGGCATCCCGCCCGACCTGCTCCCCCATGTCTTCGAGCGGTTCGCCCGGGGTGACTCGGCCCGTTCCCGTACCACCGGCTCCACCGGCCTCGGCCTCGCCATCGTGCAGGCCGTGGCGACCGCGCACGGCGGTGCCGTGACGGTGGACAGCGTGCCCGGGCAGACCATCTTCACGGTGCATCTGCCCGCTCTCGCCCCCGCCGTCCCCCAGCCCGCGCCCGAAACGAACTGGCAACTGGACTCACAGGTCGAACACAGTGCCACCACATGGGTGCAACAGGGCGCTTGA
- a CDS encoding glycosyltransferase family 39 protein produces MTTHLDQPTAWGPPPSAPPTREPEQPATPAPESGEPNQPLHRRLWRGRPEDARWVRPAFLGLLLATLLLYLYNLSASGYANSFYSAAVQAGSQSWKAFFFGSLDAGNAITVDKPPASLWPMALSVRIFGLNSWAILAPEVLMGVGTVAVVYASVRRRFSAAAGLIAGAVLALTPVAALMFRFNNPDAMLALLMAVACYFTARAVEDGRTKWLVWAGVAIGFAFLAKTLQAFLILPPLAIVYAVCAPVSVKKRFGQLALATGALIASGGWWVAIVELWPASSRPYIGGSQNNSFLELTFGYNGLGRLNGEETGSVGGGGGNSGGQWGETGWDRMFNSEIGGQISWLLPAALILLVAGLVATRTLRRTSATRGLFLVWGGSLLITMVVFSYMAGIFHQYYTVALAPYMAAVIGMGAGLLWEKRSELWASITLAASVVAAASWSYVLLNRTSDYLPWLKWLVLIGGLAAALGLVFAGRINRQLALAAASVGLVASLAGPTAYTISTLQTGHTGSIVTAGPAGASMMGGGPGGGGGRGGFGGGMPGRQGQNQQGQQNGNGTSQNGNGFPGGGFPGGGQNQQNGNGNTQNQGQNQQGGPGGQTGDGGGMGGGGGVGGLLNGASVSDEAKKLLETDSGTYTWVAAAIGAQNAASYQLSTGEAVMAIGGFNGTDPSPTLAQFKEYVADGKIHYFISSGTGGGMGGSSSGTSSQITSWVEANFKKVTVGSSTFYDLTQKASSSDS; encoded by the coding sequence ATGACCACCCATCTCGACCAGCCGACGGCCTGGGGCCCGCCTCCGAGCGCCCCTCCCACGAGAGAGCCGGAGCAGCCGGCCACCCCGGCCCCCGAGTCGGGCGAGCCGAACCAGCCCCTGCACCGCAGGCTGTGGCGCGGCCGCCCCGAGGACGCCCGCTGGGTCCGCCCCGCGTTCCTCGGTCTCCTCCTCGCCACCCTCCTCCTCTACCTCTACAACCTGAGCGCCTCCGGGTACGCCAACTCCTTCTACTCGGCGGCCGTCCAGGCGGGCAGCCAGTCCTGGAAGGCGTTCTTCTTCGGCTCGCTGGACGCGGGCAACGCCATCACCGTCGACAAGCCCCCGGCCTCCCTGTGGCCGATGGCCCTGTCGGTCCGGATCTTCGGTCTGAACTCGTGGGCGATCCTCGCTCCCGAGGTGTTGATGGGCGTCGGCACGGTCGCCGTCGTCTACGCCTCGGTGCGCCGCCGGTTCAGCGCCGCGGCCGGCCTGATCGCGGGCGCCGTGCTCGCGCTCACCCCCGTCGCCGCGCTGATGTTCCGGTTCAACAACCCGGACGCGATGCTGGCCCTGCTCATGGCCGTGGCCTGCTACTTCACCGCCCGCGCGGTGGAGGACGGCCGCACCAAGTGGCTGGTGTGGGCCGGGGTCGCGATCGGCTTCGCGTTCCTCGCGAAGACGCTCCAGGCGTTCCTGATCCTCCCGCCGCTCGCGATCGTCTACGCGGTCTGCGCGCCGGTGAGCGTGAAGAAGCGGTTCGGACAGCTCGCCCTGGCCACCGGTGCGCTGATCGCGTCCGGCGGCTGGTGGGTCGCGATCGTCGAACTGTGGCCCGCCTCCTCCCGCCCCTACATCGGCGGCTCGCAGAACAACTCCTTCCTGGAGCTGACCTTCGGCTACAACGGTCTCGGCCGCCTCAACGGCGAGGAGACCGGCAGCGTCGGCGGCGGTGGCGGCAACAGCGGCGGCCAGTGGGGCGAGACCGGCTGGGACCGGATGTTCAACTCCGAGATCGGCGGACAGATCTCCTGGCTGCTGCCGGCCGCGCTGATCCTGCTGGTCGCCGGTCTGGTGGCCACGCGCACACTGAGGCGCACCTCGGCCACCCGCGGTCTGTTCCTCGTCTGGGGCGGCTCGCTGCTCATCACCATGGTCGTCTTCAGCTACATGGCGGGCATCTTCCACCAGTACTACACGGTGGCCCTCGCCCCGTACATGGCGGCCGTGATCGGTATGGGCGCCGGTCTGCTGTGGGAGAAGCGGTCCGAGCTGTGGGCCTCGATCACCCTCGCGGCCTCGGTCGTGGCGGCGGCCTCCTGGTCGTACGTCCTGCTCAACCGCACCTCGGACTACCTGCCGTGGCTGAAGTGGCTGGTCCTGATCGGCGGTCTCGCCGCCGCGCTCGGCCTGGTCTTCGCGGGCCGGATCAACCGGCAGCTGGCCCTCGCGGCGGCCTCCGTCGGCCTGGTCGCCTCCCTGGCCGGCCCGACGGCGTACACGATCAGCACCCTGCAGACGGGCCACACCGGCTCCATCGTCACGGCGGGCCCGGCGGGCGCGTCCATGATGGGCGGCGGTCCGGGCGGTGGCGGCGGCCGGGGCGGCTTCGGCGGCGGTATGCCGGGCCGGCAGGGCCAGAACCAGCAGGGCCAGCAGAACGGCAACGGTACCTCCCAGAACGGCAACGGCTTCCCCGGCGGCGGCTTCCCGGGCGGCGGCCAGAACCAGCAGAACGGCAACGGCAACACCCAGAACCAGGGCCAGAACCAGCAGGGCGGCCCCGGCGGCCAGACCGGTGACGGCGGCGGCATGGGCGGCGGCGGTGGCGTCGGCGGCCTGCTGAACGGCGCGAGCGTCTCCGACGAGGCCAAGAAGCTGCTGGAGACCGACTCCGGCACGTACACCTGGGTCGCGGCGGCGATCGGCGCGCAGAACGCGGCGAGCTACCAGCTCTCCACCGGCGAGGCGGTCATGGCGATCGGCGGCTTCAACGGCACCGACCCGTCCCCGACGCTGGCGCAGTTCAAGGAGTACGTGGCGGACGGCAAGATCCACTACTTCATCTCCAGCGGCACCGGCGGCGGCATGGGCGGCAGCAGCAGCGGCACGTCCTCGCAGATCACCTCCTGGGTCGAGGCCAACTTCAAGAAGGTGACGGTGGGTTCGTCCACCTTCTACGACCTGACGCAGAAGGCGAGCAGCTCCGACAGCTGA
- a CDS encoding MarR family winged helix-turn-helix transcriptional regulator, whose amino-acid sequence MTAQQPRPRPAATPAQALSAMDDLIAASMIGQQEMAQRLGLNVTDLTCFAYVLQAGENLLTAGELATRVHVTTGAVTGILNRLERAGYVIRRPDPQDRRRVRVAAVPSAVARAYALYQPYYDRLNELFADYSAEEIAVLTDWFTRATALANAYREERRADEPATE is encoded by the coding sequence ATGACAGCCCAGCAACCCCGCCCACGCCCCGCGGCGACCCCCGCCCAGGCGCTCTCGGCCATGGACGACCTCATCGCGGCGAGCATGATCGGCCAGCAGGAGATGGCCCAGCGCCTCGGTCTGAACGTCACCGACCTGACCTGCTTCGCCTACGTCCTCCAGGCGGGCGAGAACCTGCTGACGGCGGGCGAGTTGGCGACCCGCGTCCATGTCACCACCGGCGCGGTCACCGGCATCCTCAACCGTCTGGAGCGCGCCGGTTACGTCATCCGCCGCCCCGACCCGCAGGACCGCCGCAGGGTCCGCGTGGCCGCCGTACCCTCCGCCGTGGCCCGGGCGTACGCGCTCTACCAGCCGTACTACGACCGTCTGAACGAGCTCTTCGCGGACTACTCCGCCGAGGAGATCGCGGTCCTCACGGACTGGTTCACACGGGCGACCGCACTGGCGAACGCGTACCGCGAGGAACGCCGGGCGGACGAACCGGCTACGGAGTGA
- a CDS encoding antibiotic biosynthesis monooxygenase family protein — MSEQRIAPVPAHQPPYYAVVFTSLRTEPDAGYGETAERLGELVKDVPGFLGEDSARTPGGLGITVAYFRDLAGIERWRAHEEHRAAKEHGRAHWYERYSLHIAKVEHSHGFERPAPG; from the coding sequence ATGAGCGAACAGCGGATCGCACCTGTCCCCGCACATCAACCGCCGTACTACGCCGTCGTCTTCACTTCCCTGCGCACCGAGCCGGACGCGGGATACGGCGAGACGGCCGAGCGGCTAGGGGAGTTGGTGAAGGACGTCCCGGGGTTCCTGGGAGAGGACTCGGCCCGTACACCGGGAGGACTCGGCATCACCGTCGCCTACTTCCGGGACCTGGCCGGCATCGAGCGATGGCGGGCGCACGAGGAGCATCGGGCGGCCAAGGAGCACGGGAGGGCGCACTGGTACGAGCGCTACTCCCTGCACATCGCCAAGGTGGAACACAGCCACGGGTTCGAACGGCCCGCACCCGGCTGA
- a CDS encoding RNA polymerase sigma-70 factor: protein MDDHTADPATEAFVAHRNLLFTVAYEMLGSAADAEDVLQETWLRWVDTDLAEVRDPRAYLVRITTRQALNRLRTLTRRKEAYVGPWLPEPLLTTPDVAQDVELAESVSMALMLVLETLSPTERAVFVLREVFDVGYDEIAAAVDKSPAAVRQIAHRARRHVDARRPREVVSESRTRAALESFRRALATGDLQGFLDVLAPDVVLMSDGGGLRQAAPRPISGADKVARFIVGGSRRHRATLTSEFTMVNGGPALVLRVDGEIDGVVAIRFEDDRITGLYYVRNPEKLTRVDYETPLTLR, encoded by the coding sequence ATGGACGATCACACCGCCGACCCGGCGACAGAGGCGTTCGTCGCCCACCGCAACCTGCTCTTCACCGTCGCCTACGAGATGCTCGGCTCGGCCGCCGACGCCGAGGACGTGCTGCAGGAGACCTGGCTGCGGTGGGTGGACACCGACCTGGCCGAGGTGCGCGACCCGCGCGCCTACCTGGTCCGCATCACCACCCGCCAGGCCCTCAACCGGCTGCGCACCCTGACCCGCCGCAAGGAGGCGTACGTCGGCCCCTGGCTGCCCGAGCCGCTGCTCACCACCCCGGACGTGGCCCAGGACGTCGAGCTCGCCGAGAGCGTGTCGATGGCTCTGATGCTCGTCCTCGAGACCCTGTCCCCCACCGAGCGGGCCGTCTTCGTGCTGCGCGAGGTCTTCGACGTCGGCTACGACGAGATCGCCGCCGCCGTCGACAAGAGCCCCGCGGCGGTCCGTCAGATCGCGCACCGCGCCCGCCGGCACGTCGACGCCCGCCGCCCGCGCGAGGTGGTCTCCGAGAGCAGGACCCGCGCGGCCCTGGAGTCGTTCCGGCGGGCGCTCGCCACCGGGGACCTCCAGGGCTTCCTCGACGTGCTCGCCCCCGACGTCGTCCTGATGAGCGACGGCGGCGGACTCCGGCAGGCCGCACCCCGGCCGATCAGCGGCGCCGACAAGGTGGCCCGCTTCATCGTCGGCGGTTCCCGCCGCCACCGGGCGACGCTCACCAGCGAGTTCACCATGGTCAACGGCGGCCCGGCGCTCGTGCTGCGCGTGGACGGCGAGATCGACGGTGTCGTCGCCATCCGCTTCGAGGACGACCGCATCACTGGTCTGTACTACGTCCGCAACCCGGAGAAACTGACCCGGGTCGACTACGAGACCCCGCTCACCCTGCGCTGA
- a CDS encoding DUF2797 domain-containing protein, which produces MAQAWKCAGLRWSTEGPVLLWDGGRRSPLSWGKRVAFAVAEGGVRGCVGARGHACPVRAPVSGRSTGARCEECARLDRAHSVAADGIADDPRPYRVYLAWFGPGLVKVGITAVERGSARLLEQGAVCFCWLGSGPLMAARRTEELLRAALRVPDRIPYAEKRAVRGALPGDEEERLCEIREVHGRAVELAEWPESLTRAPFEGVDHLAVFGLDAAPAARGEIGELVAGGAVSGELVAAAGPDLHLVSGEEVIVLDTRLMRGWELVPVGAGPGVDMRFPVREFKEGGHLQDGLF; this is translated from the coding sequence ATGGCACAGGCATGGAAGTGCGCGGGGCTGCGGTGGTCGACTGAGGGTCCCGTGCTGCTGTGGGACGGGGGGCGGCGCAGCCCGCTGTCCTGGGGGAAACGGGTGGCCTTCGCGGTCGCGGAAGGGGGTGTACGGGGGTGCGTGGGAGCTCGCGGGCACGCGTGCCCGGTGCGGGCGCCGGTGTCGGGGAGGAGCACGGGGGCGCGGTGTGAGGAGTGCGCGCGGCTGGACCGGGCGCATTCCGTCGCCGCGGACGGGATCGCCGACGATCCCCGGCCCTACCGGGTCTATCTGGCGTGGTTCGGGCCCGGGCTGGTCAAGGTCGGGATCACGGCCGTCGAGCGGGGGTCGGCGCGGTTGCTGGAGCAGGGGGCGGTCTGCTTCTGCTGGCTGGGCAGCGGGCCGCTGATGGCCGCCCGCCGGACCGAGGAGCTGTTGCGGGCGGCGCTGCGGGTGCCGGACCGGATTCCGTACGCCGAGAAGCGGGCGGTGCGGGGTGCTCTGCCGGGGGACGAGGAGGAGCGGCTGTGTGAGATACGGGAGGTGCACGGACGGGCCGTCGAACTGGCCGAGTGGCCGGAGTCGTTGACGCGGGCGCCCTTCGAAGGTGTCGACCATCTGGCGGTGTTCGGACTCGACGCGGCGCCCGCCGCCCGGGGGGAGATCGGCGAGCTGGTCGCCGGGGGCGCGGTGAGCGGGGAGCTGGTGGCGGCGGCCGGGCCCGATCTTCATCTGGTGAGCGGGGAGGAGGTGATCGTGCTGGACACACGGTTGATGAGGGGGTGGGAGCTGGTGCCGGTCGGCGCCGGGCCGGGTGTGGACATGCGGTTCCCCGTACGGGAGTTCAAGGAAGGCGGGCATTTGCAGGACGGCCTGTTCTGA
- a CDS encoding NAD(P)/FAD-dependent oxidoreductase produces the protein MSENTEIVVIGGGYAGVIAANRLTRRDDLNVTLINPRPDFVERIRLHQLVAGTHDAVVDYRKILGGGVRLVVDTVTRIDAAGRGLTLASGATVRYDHLIYAVGSGSADPRVPGAAEFAHPIATLEDARRLRPVVDAASAKAPLTVVGAGPTGIETAAELAEQGRTVTLVCGGVLGPYLHPRGRRSVAGRLAALGVTVLDGPGTKVTAVTRDAVQLADGRTLPSEVTVWTAGFGVPDLAARSGLSTDALGRLLTDETLTSVDDPHIVAAGDSAAPSGLPLRMSCQAAIPLGARAADTVLSRIAGERPATLNQVFAGQCISLGRDAGIFQFAHRYDVAVGFHIGGRPGAKLKEFVCKGIIEHLAGEARKPGAYRLHKVSGGSRRQQQLQRSEHAEHPAVVERVV, from the coding sequence GTGAGCGAGAACACCGAGATCGTCGTGATCGGCGGGGGATACGCCGGCGTGATCGCGGCGAACCGTCTGACCCGGCGCGACGACCTGAACGTGACGCTGATCAACCCGCGCCCGGACTTCGTCGAGCGGATCCGCCTGCACCAGCTGGTCGCCGGAACCCATGACGCCGTCGTCGACTACCGGAAGATCCTGGGCGGGGGCGTCCGGCTGGTCGTCGACACCGTGACCCGGATCGACGCGGCCGGACGCGGCCTGACGCTGGCGAGCGGCGCCACCGTCCGCTACGACCACCTGATCTACGCGGTGGGCAGCGGCAGCGCCGACCCGCGGGTGCCCGGAGCGGCCGAGTTCGCCCACCCGATCGCCACCCTGGAGGACGCCCGGCGGCTGCGGCCGGTCGTCGACGCCGCGTCCGCGAAGGCCCCGCTGACCGTCGTCGGAGCCGGCCCGACCGGCATCGAGACCGCGGCCGAGCTGGCCGAGCAGGGCCGCACGGTGACCCTGGTCTGCGGCGGAGTCCTCGGCCCGTACCTGCACCCGCGGGGCCGGCGCTCGGTCGCCGGACGCCTGGCCGCGCTCGGGGTGACCGTCCTCGACGGCCCCGGCACGAAGGTGACCGCGGTGACCCGCGACGCCGTACAGCTCGCCGACGGCCGCACGCTGCCCAGCGAGGTGACCGTCTGGACCGCCGGCTTCGGGGTCCCGGACCTGGCCGCGCGCAGCGGCCTGAGCACCGACGCCCTCGGCCGTCTCCTCACCGACGAGACGCTGACCAGCGTCGACGACCCGCACATCGTCGCGGCCGGGGACTCGGCCGCGCCCTCGGGCCTGCCCCTGCGGATGAGCTGCCAGGCCGCGATCCCGCTGGGCGCGCGGGCCGCCGACACGGTGCTCAGCCGGATCGCCGGTGAGCGGCCCGCGACCCTGAACCAGGTGTTCGCCGGCCAGTGCATCAGCCTGGGCCGGGACGCGGGCATCTTCCAGTTCGCCCACCGCTACGACGTCGCGGTCGGGTTCCACATCGGCGGTCGTCCCGGTGCGAAGCTCAAGGAGTTCGTGTGCAAGGGCATCATCGAGCACCTGGCGGGCGAGGCACGCAAGCCCGGTGCGTACCGCCTGCACAAGGTCTCGGGAGGATCCAGGCGGCAGCAGCAGCTCCAGCGGAGCGAGCACGCCGAGCACCCGGCCGTCGTCGAACGCGTGGTCTGA
- a CDS encoding HGxxPAAW family protein, with the protein MAGHLYDEGHTVAGWTGFGIATVGTAVMGVGVCAVSPVLLVGGGAVVIVSLLVTWALHLTGWGKPPGVRPRAEWGMRVRDASARGGHPGCVGCLLAGRSAGREAAGRGALSEVGASVVGDGTGMEVRGAAVVD; encoded by the coding sequence GTGGCGGGTCATCTGTACGACGAGGGGCACACGGTCGCCGGCTGGACCGGCTTCGGCATCGCGACCGTCGGGACCGCCGTGATGGGGGTGGGGGTGTGCGCCGTCTCCCCCGTTCTGCTGGTCGGCGGCGGTGCCGTGGTGATCGTGAGCCTGCTGGTCACATGGGCGCTGCACCTGACCGGGTGGGGCAAGCCGCCGGGCGTGCGGCCCCGGGCGGAGTGGGGGATGCGGGTGCGGGACGCGTCGGCCCGCGGCGGTCACCCGGGGTGCGTCGGATGCCTGCTCGCCGGGCGGAGCGCCGGGCGCGAAGCCGCAGGTCGGGGAGCGTTGTCAGAGGTGGGGGCTAGCGTGGTGGGCGATGGCACAGGCATGGAAGTGCGCGGGGCTGCGGTGGTCGACTGA